Proteins co-encoded in one Carassius gibelio isolate Cgi1373 ecotype wild population from Czech Republic chromosome A15, carGib1.2-hapl.c, whole genome shotgun sequence genomic window:
- the LOC128028888 gene encoding olfactory receptor 52K2-like, protein MLQIATLIIIANGLIICIVCLERKLHKPMYLFICNLALTISLSLTANFDICGVIIEKVYCDNYSIVKLACSDILYYNIYGSTIIVFVVVLPFFIIIYSYVKITLICLKLSKRGRVKLFSTCVPHLIALFNFIIGSSFELLQSRFDMRHVPYIIRVILSLYFLMLSPLINPVLYGMRTQAIKKALMRKLCHTFYQRQTVVRCVT, encoded by the exons ATGCTACAAATTGCAACTC TCATCATCATTGCTAATGGACTGATCATCTGTATAGTATGTCTTGAAAGAAAACTACATAAGCCAATGTACTTGTTTATCTGCAATTTAGCTT TGACCATTTCTCTTTCACTTACAGCAAACTTTGACATTTGTGGAGTCATCATTGAAAAAGTGTACTGTGATAATTACTCGATAGTGAAATTAGCATGCtctgatattttatattacaacATATATGGCTCAACAATAATTGTCTTTGTGGTCGTACTgccattttttataattatctaTTCTTATGTAAAAATCACCTTAATCTGTTTGAAACTGTCAAAAAGAGGACGAGTCAAACTCTTTAGCACATGTGTCCCACATCTAATTgcattatttaactttattattgGGAGTTCCTTTGAACTTTTGCAAAGCAGATTTGATATGAGACATGTGCCCTACATAATTCGTGTAATACTATCTTTGTATTTCCTTATGCTTTCCCCATTAATAAACCCAGTCCTTTATGGGATGAGAACTCAAGCAATAAAGAAAGCTTTAATGAGAAAACTTTGTCATACATTTTACCAAAGGCAAACTGTTGTAAGATGTGTAACTTAA